In a genomic window of Asticcacaulis sp.:
- a CDS encoding DsbA family protein: protein MPTDHVLGSAKAPVTIIEYGSVACPACASFNETVFPQLKAKYIDTGKVRYVFRPMLTGVPVIAVAGTRMAECAGPGKYFDVVDAVMRGQKDYYAWGESNIIAQPILVKIAAGFGLSETAFNACAGDAASLARLQQAHKAAIESGIHSTPSLFVDGKEMERHDLDSLEAAIKAAR from the coding sequence ATGCCCACGGATCATGTCCTGGGCAGCGCCAAGGCGCCGGTCACGATCATCGAATACGGCTCGGTCGCCTGCCCGGCCTGCGCCAGTTTCAATGAAACCGTCTTCCCGCAGCTCAAGGCGAAATATATCGACACCGGCAAGGTGCGCTATGTTTTCCGCCCCATGCTGACCGGTGTGCCGGTGATCGCCGTGGCCGGCACCCGCATGGCCGAATGCGCCGGTCCCGGTAAATATTTCGACGTGGTCGATGCCGTCATGCGCGGCCAGAAGGACTATTACGCCTGGGGCGAAAGCAATATCATCGCCCAGCCGATCCTGGTGAAGATCGCGGCGGGCTTTGGCCTGTCGGAAACGGCCTTCAATGCTTGCGCCGGTGATGCCGCCAGCCTCGCCCGCCTGCAACAGGCGCACAAGGCGGCCATCGAGTCAGGCATACACAGCACCCCCAGCCTGTTCGTCGACGGCAAGGAAATGGAACGCCACGACCTCGACAGCCTGGAAGCCGCCATCAAAGCCGCCAGGTAA
- the smc gene encoding chromosome segregation protein SMC — protein sequence MHFQKIKLSGFKSFVDATEFRIDPGLTGIVGPNGCGKSNLLEALRWVMGATSAKAMRGSGMDDVIFAGSDKRPSRNWAEVTLTIDNSERLAPQPFTDQPILDVARRIDRGAGSSYKINGKEVRARDVQLLFADASTGANSPALVRQGQISELIAAKPQNRRRVLEEAGGVSGLHTRRHEAELRLSAAESNLSRLDDIARELDSALSRLKREARQADKYKKISAEIRALQKAILHAKWLEVRAMLEGAINDMQAQSQRVETTARAAAVAQTAALKAAEAIGPLREEEAVAATVNHRLNIEKERLDLEEKQVASEIERLKGDIARLRGDFQREVDLSSDGSLQVERLQSGLARVQEEIASAPSREPELKRAVEAAEAERVKADQAIEAIAAEQAAQVERQRLEASRLGEAKSRFDRLSQQLQTAQNDRKALGTFDYSALDGLKAQAATAQSDLESARKATEELETARPALANTEAQSRKAMREIEDQLGRLTAEARGLSQILTSVRKEGAPVLDAVRPDKGYELALAAALGDDLNLSLSKKAVQTALAFWSEDFESQAKAIDMTALGVMPLSANVKAPAAMALRLSTIGVVAQADGDRLQGQLPIGARLVSKEGDLWRWDGLIVRAKAPKPAAVRLAQRTRHDELETEIDGLKPKLEEAKKTQAAAAEAQRIHEDSLRNARNRLPDLERALRTRQNDLENRLRAQTQYEARLESLEATLARLTSEHAEAKTAYDALLASQSAALDNETMRARLNEARAMADSHRQAVMRARADLDQDARDRQAREARERTLTRELTDWSRRTQDSAARLLKLEKDQATAQAALEAAQSAPREFESKRITLVDSLQTAEKRLSEARDKLNSAEAERRDADINVRMLEQEASAAREERAGATARLEAIQGKAAEIEAIILDQTGGTPDDLGKRLKEEAIATPADASGAESLLSGLERERDQLGAVNLRAEEEATEYEGRLDTLSKERADLTTAIAKLRDGIDELNAEGRERLLAAFEIINEHFKTLFVTLFDGGSAELRLVESDDPLEAGLEIYACPPGKRLSTMSLMSGGEQALTATALIFGVFLANPAPVCVLDEVDAPLDDANVDRYCRLLAEMRERTKTRFIAITHNPVTMSRMNRLFGVTMSERGVSQLVSVDLSQAEALVAEHVA from the coding sequence TTGCACTTTCAGAAGATCAAGCTTTCAGGGTTCAAGTCCTTCGTCGATGCGACAGAGTTTCGCATTGATCCGGGTCTGACCGGCATTGTCGGGCCGAACGGCTGCGGCAAGTCGAATCTGCTTGAAGCCCTGCGCTGGGTGATGGGCGCCACCTCCGCCAAGGCCATGCGCGGTTCCGGCATGGACGACGTCATCTTTGCCGGTTCGGACAAACGCCCGTCGCGCAACTGGGCCGAAGTCACCCTGACCATCGACAATTCGGAACGCCTGGCGCCGCAGCCCTTTACCGACCAGCCGATCCTTGATGTCGCCCGCCGCATCGATCGCGGGGCGGGGTCTTCTTACAAGATCAATGGTAAGGAAGTGCGGGCGCGCGACGTGCAGCTTCTGTTCGCCGATGCCTCGACCGGCGCCAATTCACCGGCGCTCGTCCGTCAGGGGCAGATATCGGAACTCATCGCCGCCAAGCCACAGAATCGCCGGCGCGTACTCGAAGAGGCCGGTGGCGTTTCCGGCCTGCATACCCGCCGCCATGAGGCCGAACTACGCCTTTCGGCCGCTGAATCGAACCTGTCGCGCCTTGATGACATCGCCCGCGAACTGGACTCAGCCCTCTCCCGCCTCAAGCGCGAAGCCCGCCAGGCCGACAAGTATAAGAAGATTTCCGCCGAAATCCGCGCCCTGCAAAAGGCCATCCTGCACGCCAAGTGGCTGGAGGTACGCGCCATGCTGGAAGGCGCGATCAACGACATGCAGGCGCAGAGCCAGCGGGTTGAGACCACGGCCCGCGCCGCTGCGGTCGCGCAAACCGCCGCCCTGAAAGCCGCCGAGGCCATCGGTCCTTTGCGTGAGGAAGAGGCCGTGGCCGCTACGGTCAACCACCGGCTCAATATCGAGAAGGAACGTCTCGATCTGGAAGAAAAACAGGTTGCCAGCGAGATTGAACGTCTGAAAGGCGACATCGCCCGGCTGCGCGGTGACTTCCAGCGTGAGGTCGATCTGTCGTCCGATGGCTCGTTACAGGTCGAGCGCCTGCAATCGGGCCTGGCGCGGGTGCAGGAAGAAATCGCCAGCGCCCCCTCGCGTGAGCCGGAACTGAAACGCGCGGTCGAGGCCGCCGAAGCTGAGCGCGTCAAGGCCGATCAGGCCATCGAGGCCATAGCCGCCGAGCAGGCCGCGCAGGTCGAGCGCCAGCGGCTGGAAGCGTCGCGCCTTGGGGAAGCGAAATCGCGCTTCGACCGCCTGAGCCAGCAACTGCAGACGGCACAAAATGATCGCAAGGCCCTGGGGACGTTCGATTACAGCGCTCTGGACGGCCTGAAGGCGCAGGCGGCGACGGCGCAATCCGATCTGGAATCTGCCCGCAAAGCCACTGAGGAGCTGGAAACGGCCCGTCCGGCGCTGGCCAATACCGAGGCGCAAAGCCGCAAGGCGATGCGCGAGATCGAGGACCAGTTGGGCCGCCTGACCGCAGAGGCGCGCGGTCTGTCGCAAATCCTGACCAGCGTTCGCAAAGAAGGCGCGCCGGTACTGGATGCCGTTCGTCCGGACAAGGGCTATGAACTCGCCCTGGCCGCAGCGCTGGGTGATGACCTTAATCTCAGCCTGTCTAAGAAGGCCGTGCAGACTGCACTCGCTTTCTGGAGCGAGGATTTTGAGAGTCAGGCAAAAGCCATTGACATGACAGCGCTTGGCGTGATGCCGCTCAGCGCCAATGTAAAAGCCCCGGCCGCCATGGCCTTGCGCCTTTCCACCATCGGCGTGGTGGCACAAGCCGATGGCGACCGCCTTCAGGGGCAGCTTCCGATCGGCGCGCGTCTGGTCTCGAAGGAAGGTGACCTGTGGCGCTGGGATGGCCTGATCGTCCGGGCCAAGGCGCCCAAGCCCGCCGCTGTCCGGCTGGCCCAGCGCACGCGTCATGACGAATTGGAAACCGAGATCGACGGGCTGAAACCGAAACTGGAAGAGGCGAAAAAAACGCAAGCCGCGGCCGCAGAAGCCCAGCGCATCCACGAAGACAGTCTGCGCAATGCCCGCAATCGCCTGCCCGATCTGGAGCGGGCCTTACGCACCCGCCAGAATGACCTTGAAAACCGTCTGCGTGCCCAGACACAATACGAAGCCCGTCTGGAATCGCTGGAGGCCACCCTCGCCCGCCTGACCTCCGAACATGCCGAGGCAAAGACGGCCTATGACGCCCTGCTGGCCAGCCAGTCCGCCGCGCTCGACAATGAAACCATGCGCGCTCGCCTTAATGAGGCGCGCGCCATGGCCGACAGCCATCGCCAGGCCGTCATGCGCGCCCGCGCCGATCTCGACCAGGACGCCCGCGACCGTCAGGCGCGTGAAGCCCGCGAACGCACTCTGACCCGCGAACTCACCGACTGGAGCCGCCGTACACAAGATTCTGCGGCGCGCCTGCTCAAGCTGGAAAAAGATCAGGCGACCGCGCAGGCCGCGCTGGAAGCCGCCCAGTCGGCACCGCGTGAGTTCGAGAGCAAGCGCATCACCCTGGTCGATTCGCTGCAAACCGCCGAAAAGCGCCTCAGTGAAGCCCGCGACAAATTGAACAGCGCTGAGGCCGAGCGCCGCGACGCCGATATCAATGTGCGCATGCTGGAGCAGGAAGCTTCGGCCGCCCGTGAGGAACGCGCCGGCGCCACGGCCCGTCTCGAAGCCATTCAGGGCAAGGCCGCCGAAATCGAAGCCATCATCCTTGACCAGACCGGTGGCACGCCTGACGATCTGGGCAAGCGCCTCAAGGAAGAAGCCATCGCCACCCCGGCCGATGCGTCGGGCGCCGAATCGCTGCTGTCGGGCCTGGAACGCGAACGCGACCAGTTGGGCGCCGTCAATCTGCGCGCCGAGGAAGAAGCCACCGAATACGAAGGCCGACTCGATACGCTTTCAAAGGAACGCGCCGACCTGACCACCGCCATCGCCAAATTGCGCGACGGCATCGACGAACTGAACGCTGAGGGCCGCGAACGCCTGCTGGCCGCCTTTGAGATTATCAACGAACACTTCAAGACCCTGTTCGTCACACTGTTCGATGGTGGTTCGGCCGAACTGCGCCTGGTCGAATCGGACGATCCGCTCGAAGCCGGCCTGGAAATCTACGCCTGCCCGCCGGGCAAGCGCCTCTCAACCATGAGCCTGATGTCGGGCGGCGAGCAGGCTCTGACCGCCACCGCCCTGATCTTTGGCGTCTTCCTGGCCAATCCGGCGCCGGTGTGCGTGCTCGATGAAGTTGATGCGCCGCTCGATGACGCCAATGTCGACCGCTATTGTCGCCTGCTGGCCGAGATGCGCGAACGCACCAAGACGCGTTTCATCGCCATCACCCACAATCCGGTCACCATGTCGCGCATGAACCGCCTGTTTGGCGTCACCATGAGTGAGCGCGGCGTCTCACAGCTGGTCAGCGTCGATCTGTCGCAGGCCGAGGCCCTGGTGGCGGAGCATGTGGCGTAG
- a CDS encoding AtpZ/AtpI family protein, whose protein sequence is MGLGWLSDQYLHTRPFGVIIGAILGMIVAVYAIVRSSRDK, encoded by the coding sequence CTGGGGCTTGGCTGGCTCAGCGACCAGTATCTTCACACCCGGCCGTTCGGGGTGATCATCGGCGCTATTCTGGGCATGATTGTGGCGGTCTATGCGATCGTCCGCTCAAGCCGGGATAAATAG